A genomic region of Chelonia mydas isolate rCheMyd1 chromosome 9, rCheMyd1.pri.v2, whole genome shotgun sequence contains the following coding sequences:
- the MTERF4 gene encoding transcription termination factor 4, mitochondrial isoform X4 — protein MRGAGGRVLWGCRLVPSTHPPVTRQSWLCASPSAGLPASFCPLLSSGCRLASVASSEWSGGNLSSAGWEQDSNEPEPSRKLLEAVRLSLAAQQRQADIGRSELGKLLDSFSDMGFSNAQIMELFGLQPKLAPQTRLAVVSELLLLGLDADSTLRALQKSPEVLRMTAQQLRHRADYLWRLDLGEENLQQVVSHCPTIFTLSLKKIDAVVRVFKEKCIFTADQVTEILHRYSNVLLEEPHDLEYKFQYVHFRMGVKHKAVVKSGLFRTPIAEVKNRHIFLERLGIYQTPDKKGQTQIVNPKLKEIVGVSERDFLAKIAHSSLEEFEVFKKLLAREEGEGDQDIASEETDSASEREGKRSDSEEGN, from the exons GTCCTGTGGGGATGCAGGCTGGTCCCCAGCACCCATCCCCCTGTTACAAGACAGTCATGGTTGTGTGCCTCTCCATCTGCTGGATtgcctgcctctttctgccctctGTTAAGTAGTGGGTGTAGACTTGCATCTGTGGCCTCATCGGAATGGAGTGGTGGGAATTTGTCCTCTGCTGGTTGGGAACAGGACAGCAATGAGCCAGAACCGAGTAGAAAGCTCCTGGAAGCTGTCCGTCTGTCCCTGGCGGCACAGCAGAGACAAGCTGATATAGGGAGGTCGGAGCTGGGGAAGTTGTTGGATTCATTCTCTGACATGGGATTCAGTAATGCCCAGATAATGGAGCTGTTCGGGTTGCAGCCCAAGCTGGCTCCTCAGACACGGCTGGCAGTGGTTTCCGAGCTCCTCCTGTTGGGCTTGGATGCTGACTCCACACTGAGGGCCTTGCAGAAGAGCCCTGAGGTGCTAAGGATGACGGCCCAGCAACTGAGGCATCGTGCAGACTACCTGTGGAGACTGGACCTCGGAGAAG AGAACCTGCAGCAAGTGGTGAGCCACTGCCCCACAATcttcaccttgtccttgaagaaaatAGATGCAGTGGTGCGGGTGTTCAAGGAGAAGTGTATTTTCACAGCAGATCAGGTGACGGAGATTCTGCATCGCTACTCCAATGTCCTGTTGGAGGAACCGCATGACCTGGAGTACAAATTCCAG TACGTGCACTTCAGAATGGGAGTAAAGCACAAAGCAgtggtgaaatctggtctcttccGAACTCCAATAGCTGAGGTCAAGAACCGGCATATCTTCTTAGAGCGCCTGGGGATTTATCAAACCCCTGACAAGAAAGGCCAGACCCAGATCGTCAACCCGAAACTGAAGGAAATCGTCGGGGTCTCGGAAAGGGACTTCCTGGCCAAGATAGCCCACTCCTCCCTGGAGGAGTTTGAGGTCTTTAAGAAGCTGCTGGctcgggaggagggggagggggatcaggataTAGCATCTGAAGAGACAGACTCAGCCAgcgaaagggaagggaaaaggtcTGACAGCGAGGAAGGAAACTGA